In Humulus lupulus chromosome 7, drHumLupu1.1, whole genome shotgun sequence, the following are encoded in one genomic region:
- the LOC133792377 gene encoding uncharacterized protein LOC133792377, which produces MADILKTLVASNIQAQPHNQGKLPSQPVRNPRENANAITLRDGKTYDPPTNPSNDAPLPPTQSAQQDKKETPTTTLNPKPNIPTYVTTPPFPSLLGKMKKDEAEQEILETFCKVEVNIPLLNAIKQVPQYAKFLNELCTNKTKLKGNENVSVGENVSAVLQKKLPPKCKDPDTFTIACTIEMRVIIQLANRSNAYPRGVVDDVLVFLADFYILDMEDDSVPCSTPVLLGRPFSKTTRTKTDVHAGTLTMEFDGEVIRFNIFEAMRYPNDIHSVSSIYILDSLSLRILDLHR; this is translated from the exons ATGGCGGATATTCTAAAAACGTTAGTAGCCTCCAATATACAAGCTCAA CCACACAATCAAGGAAAACTACCTTCACAGCCTGTTCGGAACCCCAGGGAAAATGCTAATGCCATCACATTAAGAGATGGCAAGACTTATGATCCACCCACTAACCCATCAAATGATGCACCATTACCTCCTACCCAATCCGCCCAACAAGACAAAAAAgaaaccccaaccacaacacTAAACCCTAAACCAAATATTCCCACTTATGTCACTACTCCTCCATTTCCTAGTCTTTTGGGAAAGATGAAGAAAGATGAAGCTGAACAGGAAATACTGGAGACTTTTTGCAAGGTTGAGGTAAACATTCCCTTACTTAATGCCATTAAGCAAGTACCTCAATATGCAAAGTTTTTAAATGAGTTATGCACCAATAAGACGAAGCTAAAAGGGAATGAAAATGTGAGTGTGGGAGAAAATGTTTCGGCGGTTCTTCAAAAGAAacttccaccaaagtgtaaggatcctgACACCTTCACTATTGCTTGCACTATTG AAATGAGGGTGATCATACAATTAGCGAATCGTTCTAATGCCTATCCAAGGGGAGTAGTAGATGATGTATTGGTTTTTCTGGCGGACTTTTAcattcttgatatggaagatgacTCAGTTCCATGTTCTACACCAGTATTATTGGGAAGGCCATTCTCAAAGACAACTAGAACTAAGACAGATGTTCATGCAGGAACTTTGACCATGGAGTTTGATGGTGAGGTGATTcgctttaatatttttgaggctatgCGATATCCAAATGATATTCATTCAGTTTCTTCAATTTATATTCTGGACTCATTGTCACTAAGAATTCTGGATTTACATAGATAG